From Paenibacillus sp. V4I7, one genomic window encodes:
- the rfbF gene encoding glucose-1-phosphate cytidylyltransferase: MKVVILAGGFGTRISEESHLRPKPMIEIGGKPILWHIMKIYSFYGYNEFIICLGYKGYYIKEYFAHYFLHESDVTFDFQNDNQRIIHNHSAEPWKVTLVNTGIETMTGGRVKRIKDYIGNDTFMLTYGDGVSNVDIKKLVETHKAHGKLATVTSTQPSGRFGALELSNNNIVKGFQEKPKGDGAWINAGFFVLEPGIFDYIAGDSTTFEKEPLEHIARDRELLAYKHDGFWQPMDTVRDKTYLEDLWTNDKAPWKIWENKVVNNK, encoded by the coding sequence ATGAAAGTTGTAATCTTAGCTGGTGGATTCGGAACAAGAATTAGTGAAGAATCACATTTAAGACCAAAACCAATGATAGAGATTGGTGGCAAACCAATCTTATGGCATATTATGAAAATTTATTCTTTTTATGGATATAATGAATTCATAATTTGCTTAGGATACAAAGGTTATTATATTAAAGAATATTTTGCTCATTATTTTTTACATGAGTCTGATGTTACCTTTGACTTCCAAAATGATAATCAGAGAATTATTCATAACCATTCTGCAGAGCCGTGGAAAGTAACCTTGGTTAACACGGGCATTGAAACTATGACAGGTGGTCGTGTTAAACGTATTAAAGACTATATTGGAAATGATACGTTTATGTTAACTTATGGTGATGGCGTTTCTAATGTTGATATAAAGAAACTGGTGGAAACACACAAAGCTCATGGTAAACTTGCGACTGTCACATCTACCCAACCAAGTGGAAGATTTGGTGCCTTAGAGTTGTCAAATAACAATATAGTTAAAGGATTTCAAGAAAAGCCTAAAGGAGACGGCGCATGGATTAATGCGGGTTTCTTTGTGTTAGAACCTGGAATTTTTGATTACATTGCAGGGGATTCAACAACGTTCGAAAAGGAACCTTTAGAACATATTGCGAGAGATAGGGAATTGTTAGCGTATAAACATGATGGGTTTTGGCAACCTATGGATACGGTTCGTGACAAAACTTATCTAGAAGACTTATGGACTAACGATAAAGCACCATGGAAGATATGGGAAAACAAAGTGGTGAATAATAAATGA
- a CDS encoding DapH/DapD/GlmU-related protein, with protein MLGIDVSKYLNKIHYYYRLLVTFFFYKLIAKHIGKKTVIYQPNLLSGLRNMSLGDRVIIFANSRIELIENYMNNKYKPNFVMGNDSQIHQNCHITCAGNISIGNNVIITANVTITDIIHPYEDTNMPINFQEIKVGEVNIGDQTYIYNNAVILPNVKIGKHCVIGANSLVNKNIPDYSVVVGNPARIIRQFDNTIKQWINYD; from the coding sequence ATGTTAGGAATTGATGTTTCAAAGTACTTAAATAAGATACATTATTACTATAGATTATTAGTGACTTTCTTCTTTTATAAACTAATTGCGAAACATATTGGTAAAAAAACAGTAATTTATCAACCAAATCTATTAAGTGGATTGCGTAACATGAGTTTAGGAGATAGGGTAATTATTTTTGCGAATTCACGGATAGAACTTATTGAAAATTATATGAATAATAAGTACAAGCCTAATTTTGTTATGGGAAATGATTCACAAATTCATCAAAATTGTCATATTACTTGCGCAGGGAATATTTCAATTGGTAACAATGTAATAATTACGGCTAATGTTACAATTACCGATATTATTCATCCATATGAAGATACTAATATGCCTATAAATTTTCAAGAGATAAAAGTGGGAGAGGTTAATATTGGAGACCAGACATACATTTATAATAATGCAGTAATTTTACCGAATGTAAAAATAGGTAAACATTGTGTAATTGGAGCAAATTCATTAGTTAATAAAAATATACCTGATTATTCAGTAGTTGTTGGAAATCCGGCAAGAATTATTAGGCAGTTCGATAATACCATAAAGCAATGGATAAACTATGATTAA
- a CDS encoding NAD(P)-dependent oxidoreductase translates to MTYTVMISGANGYFGAIASRYFNEIGWEVLKATRNTKDDIYFDLDHPNDFATLKISKNVDLFIHAAAAHEVTCLEQPYRSIFQNVAGTKAALDFCVANNIEKFVYLSTFHVFGNPYGVIDESTIPLPANDYGLSHLQAEQYVELYTRQNKIVGRILRPSNFFGVPVDFESCNRWSLAPLDFCRQAIENGEIKLNSPGNQIRNFISINDICKIIETLFYSNKGNIITHIPGPETLSIRELALKVKRVFEIQRNSEVKLVIPEGSLEISKFTFNSNYILELYEPLERLEDYIIDFIGVGYVRN, encoded by the coding sequence ATGACTTATACAGTTATGATTTCAGGGGCTAATGGATATTTTGGGGCAATAGCTTCGAGGTATTTTAACGAGATAGGCTGGGAAGTGCTAAAGGCTACTAGGAATACAAAAGACGATATTTATTTTGATCTAGATCACCCAAATGACTTTGCAACTTTAAAGATTAGTAAAAACGTTGATTTATTCATACATGCAGCGGCAGCCCATGAAGTAACCTGTCTAGAGCAACCATATAGAAGCATTTTTCAAAATGTTGCTGGTACAAAAGCCGCATTGGATTTTTGTGTTGCGAACAACATTGAGAAATTTGTATATTTATCTACATTCCATGTGTTTGGTAATCCTTATGGTGTTATAGATGAATCTACAATTCCTCTACCTGCGAATGATTATGGCTTAAGTCATTTGCAAGCAGAACAATATGTAGAGCTATATACGAGACAAAATAAAATAGTTGGCAGGATTCTTAGACCAAGTAATTTTTTTGGAGTTCCAGTTGATTTTGAATCATGTAATAGATGGTCATTAGCCCCATTAGATTTCTGCAGGCAAGCTATTGAAAATGGAGAAATAAAACTTAACTCTCCCGGTAATCAAATAAGAAATTTTATATCTATTAACGATATATGCAAGATCATAGAAACTCTGTTTTATTCAAACAAAGGAAATATAATAACTCATATACCTGGGCCAGAAACATTGAGTATTAGAGAATTGGCACTTAAAGTAAAAAGAGTATTTGAAATTCAAAGAAATAGTGAAGTAAAACTAGTTATTCCAGAAGGAAGTTTAGAGATATCGAAATTCACATTTAATAGCAATTATATATTGGAGTTATATGAGCCATTAGAAAGACTAGAAGATTATATTATTGATTTTATAGGAGTTGGGTATGTTAGGAATTGA
- a CDS encoding O-antigen ligase family protein, with protein sequence MENKGIATKPFSLKNVPRNDEKKSIIFWLLISFVTSFLFWAPFQKALFNGNTVDFERPIYSALVWISLIMFLLAIYFIYNWSLITFRDVMSILVWLLPICYLLSTFSSASSYYSANMLYIEIMYTSFFILGLYLSRNKLGSNFIEIMFLFSGYIIVLFGIFHWLGNGTYIYNLFKWLLIDVDDNSSVYRDAVMGEEINGIRLTSVFQYANAYAAYLIALLFSTIFMIIKSKKWYFVVIHSLMIVPILVSFMLTLSRGALVILPIIALIILFFFKLHRQFIFLFYFLLAIVTSFAILSKINNIGVEHFKNPSNPTLTGGWSVLVFAALGFTVVIVFVQMVIMPLLKKYLDRWEKYSWVNLILPLTAIIVGIVGISLLFSDSGFKNMLPQNIKHRVENINFAQNSVLERGTFYKDAIKLSKDYPVFGAGGGAWSALYEKYQNNPYVSRQAHNFFLQYLVEVGIIGLSIFIIFLVLIYYCYIRNYFKSSNEDKERHFIFFILTISLLFHSVIDFDMSYVYLSVLLFFSLGALASNVQLNQKALLRQWLDKVPQSNFIINKTYPILLLVLSIIMFFISLRLLSANSSFKEFTAVTLTSNDYNTITKPLKEAIKLHPNHPNYVLQKVGILFQVYNQTKDEKFYTEAQNLLNGLNAAEPYNRQRVAQQIYAHQIKNQLDKAADLAASELVNFPWDITLYEDTINLKVQLGTAAKMEKNIKIMEQNWNSVLEVYNTVLLKTKYLETLPGEQQKGRMFNVTNKIALGVTQIYLLRGDYVAASNLLKPFVTDQLDDATNRLVARWYLAALQKQQLNDQTLYDKLIAKDAKEKQQIETIVNMN encoded by the coding sequence ATGGAAAACAAAGGTATAGCAACGAAACCATTTAGCTTAAAGAATGTTCCTCGTAATGATGAGAAAAAATCTATTATTTTTTGGTTGTTAATTAGTTTTGTCACGTCTTTTTTATTTTGGGCTCCATTCCAGAAAGCATTATTCAATGGAAACACTGTGGATTTTGAAAGGCCAATCTATTCTGCACTAGTATGGATTTCCTTAATTATGTTTTTACTAGCAATTTATTTTATTTATAACTGGAGTTTAATCACCTTTCGTGATGTAATGAGTATTTTGGTTTGGTTATTGCCAATCTGTTACTTACTTTCTACGTTCTCAAGTGCGTCCTCCTATTATTCAGCCAATATGCTCTACATTGAAATAATGTATACATCTTTTTTTATATTAGGATTATATCTATCTAGAAATAAACTAGGTTCTAACTTTATTGAAATAATGTTTTTATTTAGTGGGTATATTATTGTACTATTCGGGATTTTCCATTGGTTGGGTAATGGAACTTATATTTATAACTTGTTTAAATGGCTACTAATTGATGTAGACGACAATTCTAGTGTATATCGCGATGCTGTAATGGGGGAAGAAATAAATGGAATACGTTTAACTTCCGTTTTCCAATATGCAAATGCCTATGCAGCTTATTTGATTGCTTTATTATTTAGCACAATATTCATGATTATTAAATCAAAGAAATGGTATTTTGTTGTCATCCATTCTTTAATGATAGTTCCAATTCTAGTTTCCTTTATGCTTACTTTATCTCGCGGGGCTCTTGTAATCCTCCCCATAATAGCACTAATAATATTATTTTTCTTTAAATTGCATCGGCAATTCATTTTTCTTTTTTACTTTTTATTGGCAATTGTTACATCATTTGCAATCTTATCAAAAATTAATAATATTGGTGTCGAACATTTTAAAAACCCAAGCAACCCTACATTAACTGGGGGTTGGTCTGTTCTTGTTTTTGCAGCTTTAGGTTTTACAGTTGTAATAGTATTTGTTCAGATGGTAATAATGCCTTTATTAAAGAAATACTTAGATCGATGGGAAAAATATAGTTGGGTGAATTTAATTTTGCCCCTAACTGCAATAATCGTTGGAATTGTTGGAATCTCTCTACTATTTTCTGATTCAGGCTTTAAGAATATGCTACCCCAGAATATTAAACACCGGGTTGAAAATATCAATTTTGCCCAAAACAGCGTGTTGGAAAGAGGAACATTCTATAAGGATGCTATTAAATTGTCAAAAGATTATCCAGTCTTTGGTGCTGGTGGTGGAGCATGGTCTGCTCTATATGAGAAATACCAAAACAACCCGTATGTAAGCAGGCAAGCACACAATTTTTTCTTACAGTATTTGGTTGAGGTTGGAATCATAGGGTTATCTATTTTCATTATTTTTCTTGTTCTTATTTACTACTGCTACATTAGAAACTATTTCAAAAGCAGTAATGAAGATAAAGAGCGACATTTTATATTTTTTATTCTAACAATTTCGTTACTTTTTCATAGTGTTATTGACTTTGACATGAGTTATGTCTATTTATCTGTATTATTATTTTTCTCACTTGGTGCATTGGCTTCGAATGTTCAACTTAATCAAAAAGCACTTTTACGTCAATGGCTAGATAAGGTTCCACAAAGTAATTTCATTATTAATAAGACTTACCCCATCTTGCTTCTTGTCCTATCTATCATTATGTTCTTTATTAGTCTAAGATTACTAAGTGCTAATAGTTCATTTAAAGAATTCACTGCTGTCACTCTTACTAGCAATGATTATAACACCATCACTAAACCGCTTAAAGAAGCCATTAAACTACATCCTAACCATCCAAATTATGTCTTGCAGAAGGTAGGGATTCTTTTCCAAGTATATAACCAGACTAAGGATGAGAAATTCTATACAGAGGCACAAAATTTATTAAATGGATTGAACGCGGCCGAACCCTATAATCGTCAACGCGTTGCACAGCAGATTTACGCCCATCAGATCAAGAACCAATTAGATAAAGCCGCTGATCTTGCAGCTTCTGAGTTGGTTAACTTCCCATGGGATATTACGCTTTATGAAGACACGATTAATCTAAAGGTACAATTAGGTACCGCGGCCAAAATGGAGAAAAATATTAAGATTATGGAACAAAACTGGAATAGTGTTCTCGAAGTGTATAATACCGTTTTGCTAAAAACGAAATACTTAGAGACCCTACCTGGAGAACAGCAAAAAGGACGCATGTTCAACGTCACGAACAAAATTGCTCTCGGTGTTACCCAGATCTATTTATTACGTGGTGATTACGTCGCTGCATCTAATTTACTTAAGCCATTTGTCACTGATCAACTGGATGATGCAACTAATCGTTTAGTTGCTCGTTGGTACCTGGCTGCCCTTCAGAAGCAACAGCTGAACGACCAAACTTTATATGATAAGCTGATTGCAAAAGATGCGAAAGAAAAACAACAGATTGAAACAATAGTGAATATGAATTAA
- the rfbC gene encoding dTDP-4-dehydrorhamnose 3,5-epimerase has product MKINQTGIPDCFEIIPNRFVDERGHFVKTFHSEVYLESGLETNFVEQYYSHSKKGVLRGLHFQTPPKEHNKLVYCISGNVMDVVVDLREGSPTYGKYEIFELNDVTHSIIYIPSGLAHGFIVLSESATLMYNVSSVYSAQCDTGIHWDSLLIPWPIKYPIISKRDSDFVRFSDFKSPFVYREG; this is encoded by the coding sequence ATGAAAATAAACCAAACAGGTATTCCTGACTGTTTCGAAATAATTCCAAACAGATTTGTTGATGAAAGAGGGCATTTCGTAAAGACTTTTCATTCGGAAGTATACTTAGAATCTGGTTTAGAAACTAACTTTGTAGAACAATATTACTCCCATTCTAAAAAAGGTGTACTACGAGGTCTTCATTTTCAAACCCCGCCAAAAGAACATAACAAATTAGTATATTGCATCTCAGGTAATGTTATGGACGTAGTTGTTGATTTGAGAGAAGGTTCTCCTACCTACGGTAAGTATGAGATATTTGAACTTAATGACGTTACTCACAGTATTATCTATATTCCTTCCGGACTCGCACATGGTTTCATTGTATTAAGTGAATCAGCTACCTTAATGTATAATGTTTCATCCGTTTATTCAGCTCAATGTGATACTGGAATTCACTGGGATTCATTGTTAATACCTTGGCCGATTAAATATCCAATTATCTCCAAAAGGGATAGTGATTTTGTAAGATTTTCCGATTTTAAAAGTCCATTTGTTTATAGAGAGGGTTAA
- the rfbG gene encoding CDP-glucose 4,6-dehydratase, producing MINQNFWKNKRVFVTGHTGFKGSWLSLWLNSMGANITGYALNPPTKPSLYEICEIDQLVNSNIGDVRDYQSLYNAMSEAQPEIVIHMAAQPLVRDSYKNPVDTYSINVMGTVNLLESIRNCKSVRAVVNVTTDKCYENKEWPWGYRENEPLGGYDPYSNSKACSELVTSSYRNSFFNPKDYEKHGVGIASARAGNVIGGGDWAADRLIPDCIRSLLNNQPIIIRNPHAIRPWQHVLEPLSGYLLLAQRLYEDGASFSEGWNFGPNDEDAKSVEWIVSKMCTIWGNNSSFSIDEGNHPHEAHYLKLDCSKAKTILGWYPKWNLEQTLKKVISWVEVYKNEDNLMETCLKQIDEYIST from the coding sequence ATGATAAATCAAAATTTCTGGAAGAACAAAAGAGTATTTGTTACTGGACACACAGGGTTTAAAGGTTCTTGGCTATCCTTGTGGCTGAATTCAATGGGAGCAAACATAACAGGATATGCACTTAATCCACCGACAAAGCCGAGTTTATATGAAATTTGTGAGATAGATCAATTAGTTAATTCTAATATTGGTGATGTACGGGATTACCAATCATTATACAATGCAATGTCGGAAGCACAGCCAGAAATTGTCATTCATATGGCTGCTCAACCTCTCGTAAGAGATTCGTATAAAAATCCTGTAGACACATATTCCATTAATGTAATGGGAACAGTCAATTTGTTAGAGTCTATTAGAAATTGTAAGAGTGTTCGTGCAGTGGTTAATGTAACAACAGATAAATGTTACGAAAACAAAGAATGGCCCTGGGGATATAGAGAAAATGAGCCGCTTGGGGGTTATGATCCTTACTCGAATAGTAAAGCATGTTCCGAATTGGTTACATCTTCTTATAGAAATTCCTTTTTCAATCCGAAAGATTACGAAAAGCATGGAGTAGGTATCGCTTCTGCAAGGGCTGGTAATGTAATTGGTGGAGGCGATTGGGCAGCAGATAGACTCATTCCCGATTGTATTAGAAGTCTACTGAATAATCAGCCAATTATCATTAGAAATCCTCATGCTATTAGACCTTGGCAGCATGTCTTGGAACCCTTAAGTGGCTACTTGCTTCTTGCGCAAAGGCTTTATGAAGATGGTGCTTCTTTCTCGGAAGGATGGAATTTTGGTCCGAATGATGAGGATGCAAAGTCGGTCGAGTGGATCGTGAGTAAGATGTGTACAATATGGGGTAATAATTCATCGTTTTCTATAGATGAGGGGAATCATCCCCATGAAGCACACTATTTAAAATTAGACTGCTCAAAAGCGAAAACTATATTGGGCTGGTACCCAAAATGGAATTTGGAACAAACATTGAAAAAGGTCATTTCCTGGGTAGAAGTTTATAAGAACGAAGACAATCTAATGGAAACTTGTTTGAAGCAAATTGATGAATATATATCAACATAA
- a CDS encoding Wzz/FepE/Etk N-terminal domain-containing protein produces MQDEISLREIIEPLWMNKWIIILIILLTTILTGIANFFIIKPTYQVNTTLTVNNLIDKDQQVNKDLNIFVEQMKNSYVVDRIAQKLNSDPESINVIKDGLSIEVVKGSNLIKIKVVGVNPAKITTVANIVSKELASLIESSTRLDMIVIYKKRLSDVEDLLKGSLSEVEEANKQLQSIPEKIVTQKVLADDAYLQSIVSEISNTSNKKLGAIELKNEEINPVYISVKTKLADASINTSKLQAQKKNLEEMITKNQEVVRSLQTATNQQNDKNQGLIESLSQFNAVVINPALEPKAPIGPRTKMNTAIAGVFGAAIGLLFVLVREYWKKSQKTSMKEKNLSL; encoded by the coding sequence ATGCAAGATGAAATCAGTTTAAGAGAGATTATAGAACCCCTTTGGATGAATAAATGGATAATAATTCTAATTATCTTGCTAACTACGATATTAACTGGAATTGCAAATTTTTTTATAATTAAACCAACTTATCAAGTCAATACAACACTTACAGTAAATAATTTAATAGATAAAGATCAACAAGTTAATAAAGATTTAAATATATTTGTAGAGCAAATGAAGAATAGCTATGTTGTCGATAGAATTGCTCAAAAGTTGAATTCTGATCCTGAATCAATAAATGTGATAAAAGATGGATTAAGTATTGAGGTCGTAAAAGGATCAAATTTAATAAAAATAAAAGTTGTAGGAGTAAATCCTGCAAAAATAACTACAGTAGCAAACATAGTGTCTAAGGAATTAGCCTCTCTAATTGAGAGTTCCACTCGATTAGATATGATTGTTATTTATAAAAAACGTCTGTCTGATGTCGAAGATTTATTGAAAGGTAGTTTATCTGAAGTAGAAGAAGCAAATAAACAGCTTCAAAGTATTCCCGAGAAAATAGTGACACAAAAAGTGCTTGCTGATGATGCTTACTTACAATCAATAGTCTCAGAGATAAGTAATACTAGTAATAAAAAGCTTGGTGCTATTGAATTGAAAAATGAAGAAATTAATCCTGTATATATATCTGTTAAAACAAAGTTGGCTGATGCTTCAATAAATACATCAAAGTTACAAGCCCAGAAGAAAAACCTTGAAGAAATGATAACAAAAAATCAAGAAGTAGTTAGAAGTTTACAAACAGCTACTAACCAGCAAAATGACAAAAATCAAGGTTTGATAGAATCATTAAGTCAGTTTAATGCTGTTGTCATTAATCCTGCATTAGAACCAAAAGCACCTATTGGTCCGAGAACAAAGATGAACACTGCCATTGCAGGAGTATTCGGGGCGGCTATTGGTTTACTATTTGTCTTAGTAAGAGAGTATTGGAAGAAAAGCCAAAAGACATCAATGAAAGAAAAAAATCTTTCGCTTTAG